In Citrus sinensis cultivar Valencia sweet orange chromosome 2, DVS_A1.0, whole genome shotgun sequence, a single genomic region encodes these proteins:
- the LOC102609346 gene encoding elongator complex protein 2, giving the protein MSSNDTANEVDVNRVFIGAGCNRIVNNVSWGASGLVSFGAQNAVSIFCPKTAQILTTLPGHKASVNCTHWLPSTKFAFKAKHLERHYLLSGDTDGVIILWELSLVDKKWRHVLQLPQSHKKGVTCITGIMVSQSEAVFASTSSDGAVHIWEVVFPSIPGGDCKLSCLESLCVGSKAMVALSLAELPGNTNHLVLAMGGLDNKIHLYRGQRTGKFVRACELKGHTDWIRSLDFSLPVCTSGEAISILLVSSSQDKVIRIWKLALRGSSANTQSTYRKEVISLASYIEGPVLVAGSSSYQVSVESLLIGHEDWVYSVQWEPPSTAPSDGVSCQQPSSILSASMDKTMMIWQPEKTTGIWMNVVTVGELSHSALGFYGGHWSPDGRSILAHGYGGAFHLWRNVGVDIDNWQPQKVPSGHFAAVMDISWSRSSDYLLSVSHDQTTRVFAPWKNVASLMGENSWHEVARPQVHGHDINCVTIIQGKGNHRFVSGADEKVARVFEAPLSFLKTLNHGTSQESSFPEDLQVDVQILGANMSALGLSQKPIYVNATRETVERHGNDGLDTLESVPDAVPAVFTEPPIEDQLAWHTLWPESHKLYGHGNELFSLCCDHQGKLVASSCKAQSTAAAEIWLWEVGSWKAMGRLQSHSLTVTQIRFSHDDNLLLSVSRDRQFSVFAIRRTGTGEIDYQLIARQEAHKRIIWSCSWNPFGHEFATGSRDKTVKIWAVENKSSVKQILALPPFNSSVTALSWVGLDRQKNHGFLAVGMESGVIELCSISVNRTDDGSTTAPSTANLVIRFDPFTCHVAAVNRLAWKTYEKPKNSRMMQLASCGADNTVRVFQVNV; this is encoded by the exons ATGTCATCGAATGACACTGCTAATGAAGTAGATGTAAACAGAGTGTTCATAGGAGCAGGCTGCAACCGAATTGTCAATAACGTATCATGGGGCGCCTCTGGTTTGGTCTCTTTCGGTGCCCAAAACGCCGTCTCCATATTCTGTCCCAAG ACTGCTCAGATTTTGACTACACTTCCGGGTCATAAGGCTTCTGTCAACTGCACCCACTGGCTTCCCAGTACTAAGTTTGCATTCAAag CTAAACATTTGGAGCGCCATTATCTGCTTTCTGGAGATACTGATGGTGTAATTATTCTGTGGGAATTATCACTGGTTGACAAAAAG TGGAGGCATGTGTTACAATTGCCACAATCACATAAGAAGGGTGTTACTTGCATTACTGGAATTATGGTTTCACAAAGTGAGGCAGTTTTCGCATCTACTTCTTCTGATGGTGCAGTTCATATTTGGGAAGTGGTCTTCCCATCTATTCCAGGAG GTGACTGTAAGTTGTCATGTCTGGAATCACTATGTGTTGGTTCGAAGGCTATGGTGGCGCTTTCTTTGGCAGAGTTGCCAGGAAACACCAATCATTTGGTCCTGGCCATGGGGGGGTTGGATAACAAGATTCATCTTTACCGTGGGCAGAGAACGGGAAAG TTTGTTCGTGCTTGTGAATTAAAAGGGCATACAGATTGGATCCGAAGTTTGGACTTCTCATTACCTGTATGCACAAGTGGTGAAGCAATCAGCATCCTACTTGTGAGTTCATCTCAGGACAAGGTAATACGAATTTGGAAGTTGGCTCTACGAGGTTCTTCAGCCAACACCCAGAGTACATACAGGAAAGAGGTAATAAGCCTGGCTTCGTACATTGAAGGTCCTGTCCTTGTAGCCGGATCATCATCTTACCAAGTATCTGTGGAATCTCTTCTAATTGGCCATGAGGATTGGGTGTACTCAGTGCAGTGGGAACCTCCTTCAACTGCACCTTCTGATGGGGTTTCCTGCCAACAACCGTCAAGTATTTTATCTGCTTCTATGGACAAGACAATGATGATCTGGCAACCTGAAAAGACAACTGGTATCTGGATGAATGTAGTCACTGTTGGAGAATTAAGTCATTCTGCTCTAGGGTTTTATGGTGGCCATTGGAGCCCAGATGGACGTTCTATTTTGGCGCATGGATATGGTGGAGCATTCCATCTGTGGAGAAATGTTGGTGTTGACATAGATAATTGGCAACCACAGAAAGTTCCTTCTGGGCACTTTGCTGCTGTGATGGATATTTCATGGTCAAGGTCTAGTGATTACTTGCTGTCAGTTAGTCATGACCAG ACAACTCGTGTTTTTGCTCCATGGAAAAATGTAGCTTCTCTCATGGGTGAAAACTCCTGGCATGAAGTTGCACGCCCTCAAGTTCATGGTCATGATATTAATTGTGTGACCATAATTCAAGGAAAGGGAAACCATCGTTTTGTTAGTGGAGCTGATGAGAAAGTTGCCAGAGTCTTTGAAGCTCCTTTGTCTTTTCTGAAGACGTTAAATCATGGCACTTCTCAGGAGTCTAGTTTTCCTGAAGATCTCCAAGTAGATGTTCAGATTTTAGGAGCTAATATGTCTGCTCTCGGGCTATCGCAGAAGCCTATTTATGTAAATG CTACACGTGAGACGGTGGAAAGACATGGGAATGATGGTCTTGACACCCTTGAAAGTGTCCCAGATGCAGTTCCAGCTGTGTTCACTGAGCCTCCCATTGAAGATCAGTTGGCATGGCATACGCTGTGGCCAGAGTCACATAAACTTTATGGTCATGGGAATGAGCTGTTCTCATTATGTTGTGACCACCAGGGGAAGCTTGTTGCTTCATCGTGTAAG GCTCAATCAACTGCAGCGGCAGAAATATGGCTATGGGAAGTGGGTTCATGGAAAGCAATGGGTCGCTTGCAGTCTCACAGCTTAACAGTAACACAGATCAGGTTTTCTCATGATGATAATCTTCTTTTGTCTGTCTCAAGAGACCGGCAATTCTCTGTCTTTGCAATTCGAAGGACAG GTACTGGTGAAATAGACTATCAGCTTATAGCAAGGCAGGAGGCTCACAAAAGAATAATTTGGTCATGCTCTTGGAACCCATTTGGTCATGAATTCGCAACTGGTTCAAGAGACAAAACAGTTAAGATTTGGGCTGTGGAAAACAAATCTTCAGTTAAGCAGATTCTGGCTTTGCCACCATTCAACAGCAGTGTCACTGCCCTATCATGGGTCGGTCTTGATCGTCAGAAGAATCATGGGTTTCTTGCAGTGGGAATGGAAAGTGGAGTTATTGAACTGTGTAGTATTTCCGTTAATAGAACTGATGATGGTAGCACAACAGCACCCAGTACTGCTAATCTCGTCATTAGATTTGATCCTTTCACGTGCCATGTTGCTGCAGTGAACCGCTTGGCCTGGAAAACCTATGAGAAGCCCAAAAATTCCAGGATGATGCAACTTGCTTCCTGCGGAGCCGACAATACTGTAAGAGTTTTTCAGGTTAATGTTTGA
- the LOC102609057 gene encoding uncharacterized protein LOC102609057 isoform X2, with protein MATTTATLYHQLPSDIRLATCTLFRSFNHRHLLIPQWAGALRCPHFSRSTTPFRLLAFSTNANEPFVEKVSDKPPICSADELHYVSVANCDWRLALWRYNPPPQAPTRNHPLLLLSGVGTNAIGYDLSPGSSFARYMAGQGFDTWILEVRGAGLSVRGSNLKEAQQSAHGVSEQMEAVANSTTSEAFAKSATNGVYSADPQLTDFPGALSDSKISPVKKEDDLTRLATVWDESKLVTKLTETFMSLSERLSGFLSENQSKIMSAKLFDQISKLLEDSQLSEGFNEIRGKLSSLLERRQSSAIAIQIRDLSQNLVNMIEEGQLSVSPQLFDLQERLFSTIDDFQKQLDLIVRYDWDFDHYLEEDVPAAMEYIRAQSKPKDGKLLAIGHSMGGILLYAMLSRCGRESRLAAIVTLASSLDYTSSKSTLKLLLPLADPAQALNVPVVPLGALLTAAYPLSSSPPYVFSWLNNLISAEDMMHPELLKKLVLNNFCTIPAKLILQLTTAFREGGLRDRGGKFFYKDHIHKCNIPILAIAGDQDLICPPEAVEETVKLLPEDLVTYKVFGEPSGPHYAHYDLVGGRMAVEQVYPCIVQFLGRYDSVS; from the exons ATGGCAACAACGACTGCAACACTTTACCACCAATTGCCATCCGATATTCGTCTTGCGACTTGCACGCTCTTCCGCTCTTTTAACCACCGCCACCTACTCATTCCCCAGTGGGCCGGCGCCTTGCGTTGTCCGCATTTCTCTCGCTCCACGACACCGTTTCGACTTTTAGCTTTTTCCACCAACGCGAATGAACCGTTCGTCGAGAAAGTTTCGGATAAACCGCCGATATGTTCGGCCGACGAGCTCCATTACGTCTCCGTCGCTAACTGCGACTGGCGACTCGCTCTTTGGCGCTACAATCCTCCGCCGCAG GCGCCAACAAGGAATCATCCGCTGTTGCTTTTGTCTGGAGTGGGGACTAATGCTATTGGTTACGATCTTTCTCCTGGA TCTTCGTTTGCACGGTACATGGCTGGCCAGGGATTTGACACGTGGATCCTTGAGGTTCGAGGTGCTGGGTTGAGTGTGCGGGGATCAAATTTGAAAGAAGCGCAGCAGTCTGCCCATGGAGTATCTGAACAGATGGAAGCTGTCGCTAACAGTACAACCAGTGAAGCTTTTGCTAAGAGTGCAACCAATGGAGTTTATTCTGCAGATCCGCAATTGACTGATTTCCCTGGTGCCTTGTCAGATTCCAAGATTTCTCCTGTCAAAAAAGAAGATGACTTGACACGGTTAGCGACAGTATGGGATGAATCAAAGTTGGTGACAAAGTTGACAGAAACATTTATGAGTTTGTCAGAAAGACTCTCTGGCTTTCTCAGTGAAAATCAATCTAAGATAATGTCTGCTAAATTATTTGATCAAATATCCAAACTTTTGGAAGATTCTCAGTTGTCTGAAGGCTTTAACGAGATAAGGGGGAAGCTTTCAAGCTTGTTGGAAAGAAGGCAAAGCTCCGCTATTGCTATTCAAATCAGAGATCTGAGTCAAAACCTTGTAAATATGATTGAAGAAGGTCAACTGTCTGTTTCACCTCAGTTGTTTGACTTGCAAGAACGTCTGTTTTCAACAATAGATGATTTTCAGAAGCAACTTGATCTGATTGTGCGATATGACTGGGATTTTGATCATTACCTAGAAGAAGATGTTCCTGCTGCG ATGGAATATATAAGGGCACAAAGCAAGCCAAAGGATGGTAAGCTGCTAGCAATTGGACACTCCATGGGCGGTATCTTGCTTTATGCAATGTTGTCAAGATGTG GAAGGGAATCTAGATTGGCGGCTATTGTTACCTTGGCATCATCTCTTGACTACACTTCTTCAAAATCGACACTTAAATTGCTCTTACCCCTC GCTGATCCAGCTCAGGCGCTCAATGTACCTGTTGTACCTTTAGGGGCGTTATTGACAGCTGCTTATCCTCTTTCATCTAGTCCCCCGTATGTCTTTTCTTGgcttaataatttgatatcaGCAGAAGACATGATGCATCCAGAGTTGTTGAAAAAGCTTGTCTTGAACAACTTCT GTACTATTCCTGCCAAACTTATCTTGCAGCTTACAACAGCTTTTCGAGAGGGTGGGCTGCGTGATAGGGGTGGGAAATTTTTCTACAAGGACCATATACATAAATGCAACATCCCTATCTTAGCGATTGCTGGAGATCAGGATCTTATTTGCCCACCAGAAGCTGTAGAGG AAACTGTCAAGCTCCTTCCTGAGGACTTGGTTACCTATAAAGTTTTTGGCGAACCCAGCGGTCCACATTATGCTCATTATGATTTGGTTGGAGGACGGATG GCGGTGGAGCAAGTTTATCCATGTATAGTCCAATTTCTTGGTCGTTATGACTCAGTATCATGA
- the LOC102609057 gene encoding uncharacterized protein LOC102609057 isoform X1 has translation MATTTATLYHQLPSDIRLATCTLFRSFNHRHLLIPQWAGALRCPHFSRSTTPFRLLAFSTNANEPFVEKVSDKPPICSADELHYVSVANCDWRLALWRYNPPPQAPTRNHPLLLLSGVGTNAIGYDLSPGSSFARYMAGQGFDTWILEVRGAGLSVRGSNLKEAQQSAHGVSEQMEAVANSTTSEAFAKSATNGVYSADPQLTDFPGALSDSKISPVKKEDDLTRLATVWDESKLVTKLTETFMSLSERLSGFLSENQSKIMSAKLFDQISKLLEDSQLSEGFNEIRGKLSSLLERRQSSAIAIQIRDLSQNLVNMIEEGQLSVSPQLFDLQERLFSTIDDFQKQLDLIVRYDWDFDHYLEEDVPAAMEYIRAQSKPKDGKLLAIGHSMGGILLYAMLSRCGFEGRESRLAAIVTLASSLDYTSSKSTLKLLLPLADPAQALNVPVVPLGALLTAAYPLSSSPPYVFSWLNNLISAEDMMHPELLKKLVLNNFCTIPAKLILQLTTAFREGGLRDRGGKFFYKDHIHKCNIPILAIAGDQDLICPPEAVEETVKLLPEDLVTYKVFGEPSGPHYAHYDLVGGRMAVEQVYPCIVQFLGRYDSVS, from the exons ATGGCAACAACGACTGCAACACTTTACCACCAATTGCCATCCGATATTCGTCTTGCGACTTGCACGCTCTTCCGCTCTTTTAACCACCGCCACCTACTCATTCCCCAGTGGGCCGGCGCCTTGCGTTGTCCGCATTTCTCTCGCTCCACGACACCGTTTCGACTTTTAGCTTTTTCCACCAACGCGAATGAACCGTTCGTCGAGAAAGTTTCGGATAAACCGCCGATATGTTCGGCCGACGAGCTCCATTACGTCTCCGTCGCTAACTGCGACTGGCGACTCGCTCTTTGGCGCTACAATCCTCCGCCGCAG GCGCCAACAAGGAATCATCCGCTGTTGCTTTTGTCTGGAGTGGGGACTAATGCTATTGGTTACGATCTTTCTCCTGGA TCTTCGTTTGCACGGTACATGGCTGGCCAGGGATTTGACACGTGGATCCTTGAGGTTCGAGGTGCTGGGTTGAGTGTGCGGGGATCAAATTTGAAAGAAGCGCAGCAGTCTGCCCATGGAGTATCTGAACAGATGGAAGCTGTCGCTAACAGTACAACCAGTGAAGCTTTTGCTAAGAGTGCAACCAATGGAGTTTATTCTGCAGATCCGCAATTGACTGATTTCCCTGGTGCCTTGTCAGATTCCAAGATTTCTCCTGTCAAAAAAGAAGATGACTTGACACGGTTAGCGACAGTATGGGATGAATCAAAGTTGGTGACAAAGTTGACAGAAACATTTATGAGTTTGTCAGAAAGACTCTCTGGCTTTCTCAGTGAAAATCAATCTAAGATAATGTCTGCTAAATTATTTGATCAAATATCCAAACTTTTGGAAGATTCTCAGTTGTCTGAAGGCTTTAACGAGATAAGGGGGAAGCTTTCAAGCTTGTTGGAAAGAAGGCAAAGCTCCGCTATTGCTATTCAAATCAGAGATCTGAGTCAAAACCTTGTAAATATGATTGAAGAAGGTCAACTGTCTGTTTCACCTCAGTTGTTTGACTTGCAAGAACGTCTGTTTTCAACAATAGATGATTTTCAGAAGCAACTTGATCTGATTGTGCGATATGACTGGGATTTTGATCATTACCTAGAAGAAGATGTTCCTGCTGCG ATGGAATATATAAGGGCACAAAGCAAGCCAAAGGATGGTAAGCTGCTAGCAATTGGACACTCCATGGGCGGTATCTTGCTTTATGCAATGTTGTCAAGATGTG GTTTTGAAGGAAGGGAATCTAGATTGGCGGCTATTGTTACCTTGGCATCATCTCTTGACTACACTTCTTCAAAATCGACACTTAAATTGCTCTTACCCCTC GCTGATCCAGCTCAGGCGCTCAATGTACCTGTTGTACCTTTAGGGGCGTTATTGACAGCTGCTTATCCTCTTTCATCTAGTCCCCCGTATGTCTTTTCTTGgcttaataatttgatatcaGCAGAAGACATGATGCATCCAGAGTTGTTGAAAAAGCTTGTCTTGAACAACTTCT GTACTATTCCTGCCAAACTTATCTTGCAGCTTACAACAGCTTTTCGAGAGGGTGGGCTGCGTGATAGGGGTGGGAAATTTTTCTACAAGGACCATATACATAAATGCAACATCCCTATCTTAGCGATTGCTGGAGATCAGGATCTTATTTGCCCACCAGAAGCTGTAGAGG AAACTGTCAAGCTCCTTCCTGAGGACTTGGTTACCTATAAAGTTTTTGGCGAACCCAGCGGTCCACATTATGCTCATTATGATTTGGTTGGAGGACGGATG GCGGTGGAGCAAGTTTATCCATGTATAGTCCAATTTCTTGGTCGTTATGACTCAGTATCATGA
- the LOC102609057 gene encoding uncharacterized protein LOC102609057 isoform X3, translated as MAGQGFDTWILEVRGAGLSVRGSNLKEAQQSAHGVSEQMEAVANSTTSEAFAKSATNGVYSADPQLTDFPGALSDSKISPVKKEDDLTRLATVWDESKLVTKLTETFMSLSERLSGFLSENQSKIMSAKLFDQISKLLEDSQLSEGFNEIRGKLSSLLERRQSSAIAIQIRDLSQNLVNMIEEGQLSVSPQLFDLQERLFSTIDDFQKQLDLIVRYDWDFDHYLEEDVPAAMEYIRAQSKPKDGKLLAIGHSMGGILLYAMLSRCGFEGRESRLAAIVTLASSLDYTSSKSTLKLLLPLADPAQALNVPVVPLGALLTAAYPLSSSPPYVFSWLNNLISAEDMMHPELLKKLVLNNFCTIPAKLILQLTTAFREGGLRDRGGKFFYKDHIHKCNIPILAIAGDQDLICPPEAVEETVKLLPEDLVTYKVFGEPSGPHYAHYDLVGGRMAVEQVYPCIVQFLGRYDSVS; from the exons ATGGCTGGCCAGGGATTTGACACGTGGATCCTTGAGGTTCGAGGTGCTGGGTTGAGTGTGCGGGGATCAAATTTGAAAGAAGCGCAGCAGTCTGCCCATGGAGTATCTGAACAGATGGAAGCTGTCGCTAACAGTACAACCAGTGAAGCTTTTGCTAAGAGTGCAACCAATGGAGTTTATTCTGCAGATCCGCAATTGACTGATTTCCCTGGTGCCTTGTCAGATTCCAAGATTTCTCCTGTCAAAAAAGAAGATGACTTGACACGGTTAGCGACAGTATGGGATGAATCAAAGTTGGTGACAAAGTTGACAGAAACATTTATGAGTTTGTCAGAAAGACTCTCTGGCTTTCTCAGTGAAAATCAATCTAAGATAATGTCTGCTAAATTATTTGATCAAATATCCAAACTTTTGGAAGATTCTCAGTTGTCTGAAGGCTTTAACGAGATAAGGGGGAAGCTTTCAAGCTTGTTGGAAAGAAGGCAAAGCTCCGCTATTGCTATTCAAATCAGAGATCTGAGTCAAAACCTTGTAAATATGATTGAAGAAGGTCAACTGTCTGTTTCACCTCAGTTGTTTGACTTGCAAGAACGTCTGTTTTCAACAATAGATGATTTTCAGAAGCAACTTGATCTGATTGTGCGATATGACTGGGATTTTGATCATTACCTAGAAGAAGATGTTCCTGCTGCG ATGGAATATATAAGGGCACAAAGCAAGCCAAAGGATGGTAAGCTGCTAGCAATTGGACACTCCATGGGCGGTATCTTGCTTTATGCAATGTTGTCAAGATGTG GTTTTGAAGGAAGGGAATCTAGATTGGCGGCTATTGTTACCTTGGCATCATCTCTTGACTACACTTCTTCAAAATCGACACTTAAATTGCTCTTACCCCTC GCTGATCCAGCTCAGGCGCTCAATGTACCTGTTGTACCTTTAGGGGCGTTATTGACAGCTGCTTATCCTCTTTCATCTAGTCCCCCGTATGTCTTTTCTTGgcttaataatttgatatcaGCAGAAGACATGATGCATCCAGAGTTGTTGAAAAAGCTTGTCTTGAACAACTTCT GTACTATTCCTGCCAAACTTATCTTGCAGCTTACAACAGCTTTTCGAGAGGGTGGGCTGCGTGATAGGGGTGGGAAATTTTTCTACAAGGACCATATACATAAATGCAACATCCCTATCTTAGCGATTGCTGGAGATCAGGATCTTATTTGCCCACCAGAAGCTGTAGAGG AAACTGTCAAGCTCCTTCCTGAGGACTTGGTTACCTATAAAGTTTTTGGCGAACCCAGCGGTCCACATTATGCTCATTATGATTTGGTTGGAGGACGGATG GCGGTGGAGCAAGTTTATCCATGTATAGTCCAATTTCTTGGTCGTTATGACTCAGTATCATGA
- the LOC102628880 gene encoding auxin-responsive protein IAA32 — protein MDSNASGFLLKPSTFHSVYNQAKQDDGAIDLGLSLRTFQPEAYHPSGHSLEGYGDDLIEWPETNLQLKNSNRRFQGLVEEDVDEEAEGIQSKERWAYVKVNMDGVMVGRKICILDHCGYSSLACQLEDMFGRSSTSGLRLFQARSEFSLLYKDGEENWRTVGDVPWTEFVESVKRLRIARN, from the exons ATGGATTCGAATGCTTCAGGCTTCCTTCTCAAACCTTCAACTTTTCACTCAGTTTACAATCAAGCCAAACAAGATGATGGTGCTATTGATCTCGGTCTCAGCCTGAGAACTTTTCAACCCGAGGCCTATCATCCATCCGGACATA GCCTGGAGGGGTATGGTGATGATTTGATAGAATGGCCAGAGACTAATTTACAGCTGAAGAACTCAAACAGAAGATTCCAAGGGCTTGTAGAAGAAGATGTTGACGAGGAAGCAGAGGGAATCCAGAGCAAAGAGAGGTGGGCTTATGTGAAAGTTAACATGGATGGAGTTATGGTTGGTCGCAAAATTTGCATACTTGATCATTGTGGTTACTCAAGCCTAGCATGCCAATTGGAAGACATGTTTG gGAGAAGTTCCACGTCTGGACTAAGGTTGTTCCAGGCTAGGTCTGAATTTTCCCTGTTGTATAAGGACGGGGAGGAGAATTGGAGGACTGTTGGTGATGTTCCGTGGAC AGAGTTTGTAGAATCAGTGAAGCGGCTAAGGATTGCACGAAATTGA
- the LOC102608765 gene encoding receptor protein kinase-like protein ZAR1, with protein MCFWVVLFLVLCNFNGFVDSLNGEGYALLSFKQSVHEDPEGSLSNWNSSDENPCSWNGITCKEQRVVSVSIPKKKLLGFLPSALGSLTDLRHVNLRNNMFFGSLPVELLEAQGLQSLVLYGNSFSGSVPNEIGKLKYLQILDLSQNFFNGSLPVSIVQCKRLKALDLSQNNFTGPLPNGFGSGLVSLEKLNLSFNKFNGSIPSNTGNLSSLQGTVDFSHNLFSGSIPASLGNLPEKVYIDLTYNNLSGPIPQNGALMNRGPTAFIGNPRLCGPPLKNPCSSDVPGASSPASYPFLPNNYPPENGDDGGGKREKGRGLSKSAIVAIIVSDVIGICLVGLLFSYCYSRVCGFGEGKDENCYAKGGKGRKECLCFRKDESETLSENVEQYDLVPLDTQVAFDLDELLKASAFVLGKSGIGIVYKVVLEDGHTLAVRRLGEGGSQRFKEFQTEVEAIGKIRHSNIVTLRAYYWSVDEKLLIYDYIPNGSLATALHGKPGMVSFTPVPWSVRVKIIKGIAKGLVYLHEFSPKKYVHGDLKPSNILLGHNMEPHVSDFGLARLANIAGGSPTLQSNRMPAEKPQERQQKSVSLEVTTTNSSSNLGSYYQAPESLKVVKPSQKWDIYSYGVILLEMITGRTAVVQVGSSEMDLVNWMQLCIEEKKPLADVLDPYLAPDADKEEEIIAVLKIAMACVHSSPEKRPTMRHISDALDRLIVSSD; from the exons ATGTGTTTTTGggttgttttgtttcttgttctTTGTAACTTCAATGGTTTTGTGGATTCTCTGAATGGTGAAGGCTATGCACTTTTGTCATTTAAGCAGTCTGTACATGAAGACCCCGAAGGGTCTTTGAGTAACTGGAACTCTTCTGATGAGAATCCTTGTTCATGGAATGGAATTACATGCAAGGAACAAAGAGTTGTTTCTGTTAGCATTCCCAAGAAGAAACTTCTTGGGTTTCTTCCTTCTGCCTTAGGCTCTTTGACTGATCTTCGTCATGTAAATTTAAggaataatatgttttttgGTAGCTTGCCTGTTGAGCTTCTTGAAGCACAAGGGCTCCAAAGTTTGGTTCTTTATGGGAATTCCTTTTCTGGGTCTGTGCCGAATGAGATTGGCAAGCTTAAGTACcttcaaattttggatttgtctCAGAATTTCTTTAATGGGTCATTACCTGTGTCAATTGTGCAATGCAAGAGACTGAAAGCTCTTGATCTTAgtcaaaataatttcactgGTCCTTTGCCAAATGGGTTTGGTAGTGGTTTGGTTTCACTTGAAAAACTTAATCTTTcattcaataaattcaatggtTCGATTCCAAGTAACACGGGAAATTTGTCTAGTTTGCAAGGAACTGTTGATTTTTCCCATAATCTCTTTAGTGGTTCAATTCCAGCTAGCTTAGGAAATCTTCCTGAGAAGGTATACATTGATTTAACTTATAACAATTTGAGTGGACCGATACCCCAAAATGGTGCTCTAATGAATAGAGGACCGACTGCATTTATTGGGAACCCCAGGCTCTGTGGGCCCCCATTGAAGAACCCTTGTTCTTCAGATGTTCCAGGTGCAAGTTCACCAGCTTCATATCCGTTTCTGCCTAATAATTACCCACCTGAGAATGGAGATGATGGTGgaggaaagagagaaaaaggaagaggGCTTAGTAAGAGTGCTATAGTAGCTATAATTGTGAGTGATGTAATTGGAATTTGCCTTGTCGGGCTATTGTTCTCATATTGCTATTCAAGGGTTTGTGGTTTTGGCGAGGGCAAGGATGAAAATTGTTATGCAAAAGGAGGTAAGGGAAGAAAAGAGTGTTTGTGCTTCAGGAAAGATGAATCAGAGACTCTCTCAGAGAATGTTGAACAGTATGACCTTGTGCCGCTGGATACACAGGTGGCTTTTGATTTGGATGAGCTGCTTAAGGCTTCAGCTTTTGTTCTTGGCAAGAGTGGAATTGGGATTGTATACAAAGTTGTGCTTGAAGATGGACATACCTTAGCAGTGAGAAGGTTGGGTGAAGGCGGCTCTCAGAGGTTTAAGGAGTTCCAAACCGAAGTAGAAGCAATTGGGAAGATAAGGCATTCAAACATTGTAACTCTCAGAGCATATTACTGGTCTGTTGATGAGAAACTGCTCATATATGATTATATACCTAATGGAAGCCTAGCCACTGCACTCCATG GGAAGCCAGGAATGGTATCATTTACGCCAGTGCCATGGTCAGTACGGGTGAAAATCATAAAAGGGATTGCAAAAGGCTTGGTTTATCTGCATGAATTCAGCCCCAAAAAGTATGTCCATGGAGATCTGAAACCTAGCAATATTTTGCTTGGACATAATATGGAACCACACGTATCTGATTTTGGACTTGCACGCCTTGCTAATATTGCTGGAGGGTCTCCAACACTGCAATCTAATAGAATGCCTGCAGAGAAGCCTCAAGAAAGACAACAGAAGAGTGTGTCCTTGGAGGTTACTACGACCAACTCTTCAAGTAACTTGGGATCTTATTATCAGGCCCCCGAATCACTCAAGGTGGTGAAACCATCACAGAAATGGGATATTTACTCGTACGGAGTGATTTTGCTTGAAATGATCACTGGAAGAACAGCAGTTGTCCAGGTGGGATCCTCAGAAATGGATCTTGTTAACTGGATGCAGCTCTGCATTGAAGAGAAGAAGCCGCTTGCAGATGTTTTAGATCCATATTTAGCTCCAGATGCTGATAAGGAAGAAGAGATTATTGCTGTTCTAAAGATTGCAATGGCTTGTGTTCATAGCAGCCCTGAAAAGAGACCTACGATGAGGCATATCTCCGATGCTTTGGACAGATTGATTGTATCCAGTGATTGA